The sequence TTTGTCATATATTGGCCCGTTAATCATTTTTTTAGTAAATTGGTACACACTGGGACACCTACGAGAAAGACTGGGGAAGAgatataaaacaaacacagttCCTCCACTAACCACATTTTCTAAGCTTCCTTTCAGTCTTGCTGCCTTCAATAGGAATTGCTTTTGTGTCTCTGTCCTGACACCACACTGGGCAGAGAATTACATTTGATGCCTGGCAAACACCGAGAGCAACATAATTGCCTTCTGTGCCTTTCATGATATTCTTCAACGTATTTAGTTATTTCTAACATCATACTTCGCTTCCCATTTACTGAAATTCCTGCAACCCTACTGCCTAGCCAATTAGTCCCCATTTTGTATTTGTGCACTTGATGTTGGTTTTAGATAGTACTTTGTATCTTTTATGAGATTCCTTCTTGTTGATTTCTCCAGCCTATTCAGTATTTGTAATTTTGATCCTGTCAGTCAACATGCTTGTAACTTCTTTCAACATGCTGTCATTAAAAAGCTTTCCTAAGTATCACTTTTATTACATGATTCCAGTTATTGCTGCTAATGCTGATTAGCTcttgaggagggggaagaaaaaaaaaaaaaaaaaaggtcgtCTTGTGTTTATTTCTCTTACTTTGATAACCCTTCATTAGGAACAATTGGTTACCTTTTCCCTAGATGATGTATTCTTACTTCAAGTGAAATTTACATGTGAGAGCATAACAAGACACATTCACTACAAAATAACATGCCTACTATTTACTTCCCCCTCATCCATTAAACCATTTGTCCTACCAAAGATCAAAATCAGATTGTTTGACATATACTCTTGATAAATCTGTGTTGGCTGTTCGCGGGTGATGTTGGGTGTTTATTTGTAAACGCTTCCTGGATTAATATGTGTTCTGCCATTTTATAACCTAATAGTTCTCCGGGCGTTGAGCTGAGCCTGACAGACATCCTGCTGTCCTCCTGTCtgtaaatggggggggggggggaacagttCATTTTTTTGCATTAGGACATCAACACAAACACGTACACACGCATCGGTCATTCAGGATCCTGATTTTCCATGGAATCTGCCAAGATGATTGTTACAAAGAAGGtatttctttgaatattttaaacagagctgaaaaatgGTTAGCAGCTGGTTTCGTTTGATAGTGTACTGCATCTCAAAGATACAAAGATCTCTGAAAAtacagaggataaaaaaaaaaaagaacaagatcCAAGGCTAAGTCCTTTTTAGCGCTGTTAGCTTTTTCTCCTGGTTGCCAGTGCAAATACAACATGTGCTTCcactagcttttattttttaaaaaataaacatgaaattttATCCCTAATTTTGAACCGGTAACACATAAAaggatattttgttttacttgtaaTAGCTTCATCTTGTGAAAGCCCAGGAAAATATTGTGCAAGTCAGCACAGAAAAAACTTTATACTGAAGGAGATTTTTTatgtcccccctccccagtgATTACATCCATTTGTGCTTGCTCATAAAGATCTGCTTTTAAAGAGATTTACTCTTCACGTTCAGCCTTCTCATCCTACTATACCCATCAGCAAAAATTAAACGTGAATGCCAGTTTCAAAGCAAGGCAATATAGAAATGTTTAGATTTGTTTCCCCCTATACTGCCATGTTTTAGAGTTTTTCCAATTCGCGTACAATTAACACTGAGCAAGAGGCACTTTTTTAAGCACGTATCTATCCAAATATATGCCACCAAAACTGAAAGTAGAACTGAGGCAACCTTGGCCTTCTGTCTCACCTTCAGTCTGGTTTAGAAAGACGAGAGCAGTATCAGAGGGGgcaataagaaaacaaagagcttTCCCCCAAATGAAAGAACAAACCCCCCGTAATTTGAAAAATCTGCACTGTTTGATAGTAGGCATCTTTCGTGTTCCCCAGGCAACTTCATGGGGAGAGAGAAGACCCTATTTCTTTACACCTGTCTTTATAGTGAGTAAAATAAAACCCAGCGTTATTCCTTTATTATAAAGTGGATGTAAAAGAACCGCTTATTGCAAGTCACCATGCTGACAGCTTTGTGTCAGACACTTTACACTCATCCACAAACGGGGGGGGCGCATAAAAATCCGATTGCTTCTCATCAGGAACTTCTGTTGCACGCCCTGTACCTCGAGCTCTTTACATTCACCACAAGGGGGATGTATATAATAATAGAGCTACAAACAAGTATCTCACCGCCTTTATGGCGAGAGCAGCAGGCTGAGGCGTGCTGCCGGCACATACGGCCGCTGGGGGACAGAGCCGGGCagggcacagcagggcagggcaaggcagggcaTGACatggcaggggagggcaggacaggacagggcagagcagctccaaCTCGTACGCCCagtgcccctgcagctccccagccgCCGCAGGCCCCGTCCCCGCCCCGCCATGCCGCCGGCACCACAGCGCCCCCCGCCTCCCGCCTCCCGCCTCATGGCGCCGCCGGCACCGCCCCGCCGAGGCGGAGCCGCGCAGGACGcggaggagccgccgccgccggaaCAGCCGCCACCCGCGCCGGGGCCATGGAGGACTTTCACCCCCACAACGACGAGGTAGGGGTCCCCCtgccggggctcggggctggggcgCCGGCCTGGCCCCGCTGGGGTTTCGGCTCCTCCCTGCCCGTGCCGCCTGGAGGCCGGGGCCGCCCTGCCGGGGTCCCCTCTCGCCTCTGCAGCCGCCCGCCTCCATTACAGCTGCCGGTCTGGCCCTGAGGTTTCTGCCCTCGCCCGATTTGCCATCtaactttttgttttggggAATATCCTGACACGTAGCATAGGCAGTGGTGGTATTTAATCTCCGTGGGAAGTGCAAAATCAGCTGGTTTGCGGGCACGCTGGGGACCGAGCTTTTGGGACCCACTCAAAGGTCGCTGGCAAAACAACACCAAATAACACACGTGTAGTGCTGGGACAAAAGTGGGACTTCAAACCTCCATTGTGTGTTTACTTCTCTATcggaaataaaaaataattaatttttgttaCAGATGATCTTCAACGCTGATGAGGCCCACAACATAGTTAAGGAGGTAGGTGTTAGCCGTTTAACCAGTACGTTGTGATTTCAAAGAAACTCTTTACCTTACTTTGCAATGTAGTGAAAAGAAAGACTATCAGTCAACCGTCCCAGATAAATTCAAACTTATACGAAGCATAAACCGTTATTTATATCAAATTATACGGAGCTTCATTTGGAACTGCTTTAAGCTTCATCTAATTACTGTCTTCAACTACCTAATGGGGAAAAGGTGgctgagagaagagagagacaaTTTGCTTTACATTGGAAAGACAGGGGATGACAGTCACAGGTTGCATGGGaaaatttattatatatatgttttcctTTATCCAGCTAGAGAGTAGATAATCACTAGAGCAGGGTGCAGAGAAAGCTTGTGGAGTCTCCGACCTTAGACACTGTAAAAACTTCACTTCAACCTGATGAAACTTGGAAGTTTAGCCTTGGCTTGAGCAACAGGTTGGACTACATGAGGTTGTTACACTatcaatgttttttaaaaaaatatttttacactaAAAGAGCAGGCTGAGAATGAGTAGCCTGGTGGTCCAAAATAAATGCCAGGTAACTAGAAAGTGAGTAATGAAGAGTCTGTGGTATACAGATGATTGTCAGGTTTTACAGGGAAATAccatttttataaagaaatttcTAGAGGGATCCTGCAGGTCCTTTCCTACCTGCCCTATCAGGAGGGGAAAGGACTGTATTTCTAGAGCTGCTCGAGGTCACAACAGCAAGCTCTTAGATGTCAGGTAAATGACAGTTCAACCCTTTATATAACTGTCCCTGCCTTGAAAGGCCAGACAggttctctttatttttacatctgaTGCTGGGAGTAAAGCCAAGTGTTTGTACCTATGATTTAAGGCTTAACCGGAGCTGAAGAGTTCTGGCATAGGACGCATTTTTGGAAAAGACCAAAATACCTGAAGGATCGCTAAGCATCCTTGTCCCTCTCTTACCTTCTGTtctgtgttgtgtttgtttCCATTGAGTCATTGTCTAGCTTTATACAATGTGATCAGAACTAATTGAGCTTTGTGGGATCTGGGGCACAAATCTCTTACACAGCCTGTAAGTGGGTGGTGAGTGTACACGATTTATGCTACTGAATCAAAGGAGAACATAGTTGTATTTAACTTACCTATTACAGATGTAAATTTCTGCACACTTTCATGTTGAGAAATTCAGTTTCCACCAGCatttaattctgaatttctttagGAGTAAAGAATGAAATTGAAGAGTTACAGTTATAGAGCAGGTTGTCAGTCATTTTAAGTTTAAGCAAGATAGTTGGTTGGCCATTCTGTGGCTGTGGGAGAATATGAAATTTTCAAGCAGTTCAGATATCCCTCATGCTGCAAGATAAAACACTTCAGTGTCGTTTGCTCTTAACTTTTCCTCGTTTTTTAACCCAAGACACGTGTTTTGCTTTGGGGGCTCTGGCTTTTTGGAGATTTTGGTATATTGCTTACAGACTCAGAAAGGTTGGCCGGCTCTAGCGACATTATTGATTAGAGTGGTACAATTTCCATTACAGCAGCATCTGAAAGCTGAGCTGGAGTAGGCAGTCATTGAGAATGGTGGGATGTGTTAGTATTTTCATTGGTAAATGGATCCAGTGGCTTAACCTGGCACTTAAAGCATATGGCTAAGGTCTTTCCTACACAGAATTTTCAGTCAGAGCCTCATTTTTCTCCACATAATAATGTGGTAAATatatactaaaaataattttccaagaAGGCTCATTTTACTTCCCATTCAGTAACTGATACGTGGTGAGCTGAGGTGATTTAAAGTAATCCAGTTGCCAGATAAAATTCTCAGAGTATGTGAGACATTTTAAacctttacattttaaagtatgGTATATttattgtaactttttttttccctctattaCAGTGCATAGAAAGTGTCTTGGGCAAGGCAGATTATAATCACAACAAAGTCAACCAGTGGACTGCAGCTATAGTAGAGCAGTCGCTGACACATTTGGTAAAGCTTGGGAAAACATACAAGTACATCGGTAAGTAGAAGTAACCATACTTTTATCCCTATACAGTCACAGTGAGTAATTGTGGAAAGGTTCATTCCAATGTAGTGCTATATTCAATAAATAACATAAACTGTAAACAAAGAGCAGATACTTGAACTCTTCTGTTATACAGATTTTTACTAATTACTGTGGTAAAACTACAGCAGTTTTATTTGTGCTAAGCATGCTGTCAGCACTTAGCACAGAAGATGCTAAGATGTTACACAGTCTTCCCTGACTCTTAAGCAACCCCAAAATAATTATATCAATATTTTGTTATCAGTTCAGGAAATAGATGCTTTATCTTAAGTTAGTTTTAATAGGATTAAGCTTCTTATAAATACAGACATTTAAAAGATTTTCGGTTCTGTAAGATACCTCATGTcccattatttttatatgcatatcTATGGAAGAGAAATTGAGATAATTACAAGTTTCAAGTGCTTCGGTTCTTTTGTGGAGTGTTGATATAACAGCAAGAGTTTGCACTGTGTTCTGGTTTTGAAAGTCTTGAATTCAGACTGTCATTGGTTTTACAACAACTACAGGTCAGTCTAGAAATGCTTTATTACTGGAGTGTGGTTTCAGAGAGCTGACAAAAGTAATTTTGGGAAACAACTCTTGTCAGGTGTGACTTCTGTTGTACCTGTGAGGACAGCACATGCAATCCAGTTCTGATGCACACCTGACACGAGCCATATCTAAGCagtttaaaagataaaaagcatAATCCTATTAGCAAGCATTTTGTTAAAGCCATTGTCTTTATGTGAGTAAAGATAATCATGAAATCAATACCAAGTTCTTGAGGAGAATACCGGGGGTGCCAGAATTGTCAAAATAGGCGTTGACTTAGCTGAATGCTGCCTGGCAGCCATTTGAAATCACAGTGTGTGCTTGAAATTGTAAATAATTCACCTCTTCTGCTTCAATAATGAAAGTCCTAATTTTTGActgtatttttcagtaacttGTGCAGTGATGCAGAGGAGTGGAGCTGGTCTACACACAGCAAGCTCATGTTTCTGGGATACCACAACTGATGGTAAGCTTCCTCACTCAGATTAAAAAGTTGTGGCAAAAGAAATGTTACCTGTTGCTCAATTGTAATAGTTCAGCTGAACATTTTGGAAGAGTGTTTACAGAAGCAGTAGCTTCCAGAACTAGAGCCTTGTTTACAATCCCAGGGGAAATGTTTTGTTAACAATCAGTGCTTGCATTAAGAGTGACTGCTTTGCAGGTGGTACAAAGCAAATGTAGAAATGCCTTCCttgtgaaacaaaaataaaaaaaaaatctcttcagtaATTGTAGATCAGTTGAAAAGGCAATAAAACGTTCACAGTAAATGTAAGCATGTAATCTTAAACATATCTGACTGCTGTAAACAGACAGTGCTACTCTGAAGGAGGACAGaacttggtttaaaaaaaaagtttgactaCAGTGTGTGTTTCAACTGCCTAACCATCAGATAGTTTACAGGCTTTCGATGCTCTTCATTGCATCTAAAATAGttctaaatgcatttttcccGGGTTCAGGATATCATGAGGAAATTAGATTAAAATAATCTTCTCTGTCACAGACGCAGAATGGTCTGTTTAGAAGAGGATACCAAGATATAACGTAAAAATAGAGAGTGAATTAGAAAGTCAACTGaggttaaaacaaaaatcattaagTGAAGTTATGTAAACAAGCACAACTTGATCTTCATGTTTTCTTGGTTTGTAAAGCCAAGATACGTTGATAGTTGATATATACtgataaaacaggaaaaatacagaaagtaaaTAAACTAGAATGTATTGGATCCAGGCTTTTTCTCTCGATTTCTTATGAGATTATCTTGACAATTTCAATATCAGATTTTCAAGGATTTTTGCAAATCCAGCTTTTTAAAAGAGATACTGAGATTGTTTTGTTCTTGCAAATTGTTTTGAGGCTCACATTAGGTAGTAAGCAATGTCCAAGttaatgaaaatgttctgaGGAATTTAGTCTACTTATAGCCATGATGACATAGTTGTAGTCACCTTATATCATATGTGAATGATTTGTAGTAATTTGACTTAGTTTACGTAGTGgtaaaatgaatataataaaGACactggaattcttttttttgtttgttttgtaataaTCTCTTTTAGGAACTTGCACAGTGAGATGGGAAAACCGAACAATGAACTGCATTGTGAATGTGTTTGCTGTTGCTATTATCCTGTAGCTGACTGGAAGATAAATACAAGCAACACcgaagcctttaaaaaaaagaaaaaagttccaAACACATGGCTAAATATTTCAGacagttatatttttattttttctttatgaggAGTTGTAGCAAATGGAACTTCTCTACAGAGAGCATAGTCTTAGCCAGTTCTCATAGATTAATTATTTGAAatcaagcaaaaaaatatttatatatagagAAAGCaagtttaataatttaaatattcagaagtaTATTAATAAGAAGATGCCACAAAGATCAATAGAATTTATATCAAAGTTAATATCAAAGATACTTTATTCAAGAGGAACATAAAATATCTAATCAAAGAAAAGGTCAAAGGGTAAGCAGGACCTCTCAGGATTGTGGTGCATTTGGGAACAAATTATGAACACAACTCTGAGTGCATATGCTGTATGCAGTATCAGTGCTTCGTGTCTGGTTAAACAAAGCTAACTGTCATATTGGATGCTGGTGCTTCTGAAATTGCACAAGCATCGCACTTCAGTCAAGTGTGAACTTCTACATTGAAATTAGATCCATTCAAGCTTTTCCCCTTGAGGCAGAGGATGACTTCACTAGGGCAAAGGTGCAATATACCTGGGCCTAACGAGATTTCCAATTTTCCTTCAGAACGAAGATCATATTTATTGTCAGTTCAGGGAATGTCATGGGTCAGACATTAGTGCTGAACTCATAATTACTTCCTAAAGCATTCTGAAAGTACTTGTATCTGATTTTATTCCATGACTACAAATTTGTGACAAGCACTTTATTGATTCCTCCTGCAATGCAAGAGtagccaggagctggggcagtaAGACTGGGCCCGCATTTCTCCGAGTAGGAGTAAGTTGTTCAAAGAGAAGGCACGCGCATTTGTAGAGGCTCCTGTTGCCTTTGAAACCATTTATCTTGAAGCAACATATCTGCTCTTTATAGGAGTATTTCCTATATTCTGTGAGTCTAGAATTGGACCTTAATCctatgaaaaaatacagttaagtTTTAAGCACTAAGATTTCCCATCCTATAAAGATTTATGCAAGTTCTTTGCTCATCGGATGAGTTTTAACTTGAACTATTCCACATGGAAGGAAAGCATTTGCACACACAAGTATTTGCTGGATTGGGGCCTACATTTTTGTTGATTAATGCACAAGTTATATGATAAAGATGTATCAATACCGAAAATGCCTAAATGATTGCTGCCACTAAGTGGCAGCTACATTGTTTTATCAGATGCTGCTTAAGGAtagaatgttttctttattactgCATGTCTTTGGAAGAGACTGGTGACTACCTAACAGCTACTGTAAGGCTGCAATTTTAACAAATGAGTATTAAAGCACTATtacacagttttgtttgtttttctgataaCTGACTATGAGGACATGTAGCAAGTGTCCTGTACAAAGAACAAACTGAAAACCATGTCGTTGCTTAAACTGTGTACACAAGTAGCTAGTACAAGTAGAAGGAACATGTAGGTGTAATTTACAATGCTGTTCAAAATCTCTTGCTTTGCAGACAAATAGAATTCTGCTTTTACCGAAGTGCAAGTGAAGCTAAGCACTGTAACATTGCCTTTGCCTTATGGGCAGGTGTAGTGTGAAGATGTGTATGTATGTTGTACCGACCTTCAGATATGTAGTAGTTCAACATTATTTAGGTGAGGATAACAATTTCTGAACTAGATCCTGACTTTTAAGAGCTGAGTAGTGAAACTAAcaaaaatcatagaattgtgtgggttggaagggactgtaaagatcatctaattccagccccctgccatgggggCTTCCCATAAAGCCTTCcattagaccaggttgcccaaagccccatccaacctggccttgaacacttctagGGATGGGGACAAAGTTTCACTGATGTTTGGGACTGcacaaagtggaaaaaataagtgGAGTAGCAACTGGAGCAAGCTTTGGTAGGTTTGATACAGCATAAGATGTGAGCTAGTAAAAATAGTTGTAGTTGTTATCCCTGTTCAGTGGGTGCCATGGTTAGAAGGAATATTCCAAATAGCCATTCGTAACTCTTTTGgtgtctttgcttttcttgaaaatacaaTGCACTGAGCAGGGCTATCAGTTTAATGAGACTTGGTGAAGGTTCCACTGAgaaaaaacttggaaaaaaaaa comes from Anser cygnoides isolate HZ-2024a breed goose chromosome 1, Taihu_goose_T2T_genome, whole genome shotgun sequence and encodes:
- the DYNLT3 gene encoding dynein light chain Tctex-type 3 produces the protein MEDFHPHNDEMIFNADEAHNIVKECIESVLGKADYNHNKVNQWTAAIVEQSLTHLVKLGKTYKYIVTCAVMQRSGAGLHTASSCFWDTTTDGTCTVRWENRTMNCIVNVFAVAIIL